The following nucleotide sequence is from Rhodothermia bacterium.
CATTCCCAACTGCTCCAACATCAGGCACACTTACTATTTCTGTTCCCGGTGGTACTCCCTTGGTTCTAAATCCTCCCTTTTTAAGCCCAATAGCTTATTCATTGACTGCATTACCAGCTGATGGTACAACCAAAACAGTAACTGCTACATTTAGTTCTTCAGCATTATGTGTTGGAACAAAAGATTATTTTGCTCCAACTTCATGCTCAAGTGGCGGAGCCGGACAGCCAGATCTGAAATTGCTCAAAACCGCCAGTTCAAGCTCGGTCAATTCAGGACAAACCCTAACCTATACCATCACCCTGACAAACGAGGGTACGGCCAGCGCCACAGGGGTGGTGATTCGCGATGTCTTGCCAGCAGCAGTGGCCTACGTCAGTTCAAGCGCCAGCCAAGGTTCATACAACAATGCCACGGGTCTTTGGACGGTGGGCACGGTGGCCGTGGGTGCAAGCCTTACCCTTACTCTTACCGTGACAGTGAACTAAAAACCCCTTCCGCCGTTTTTTTCTTCCGCACACCCCGTAGTCTCTTGGTTGCGGGGTGTTTTGTTGAGATAGAGAAGTTCATCTCAGGCATTGCCGCCCGTTGGAAATGGATTTCTATGAAGATGTCACCCCTACGGGGCTTTGCTTCGTCAGGGCTAAAGCAGGGAAGAGTGGCGTCTGACAAATCCATGCTTTACCGAGGGTTAATTTCAAGTTAGGGAGCAGGTGGAAGTGCTTTACATCCGCGAAGAGACGCCAAGCAATCACAAAAACCCATGGCTCACAGATCATCACCGTAGAGACATAAATCGAAACATTAACGCCGTTCTTTAGGGCAGAGGAGTGATTTAGGTTTTATACTTGGTTTTGTAGGAGTTCGTTTTGGTGCTGTCTTTCTTGGGTTCTGGTTTTGTGGTCTTGGGTGTCGGAATAGGTTTAGCACCCATCGTGCGGTCATTCGCCGAAAAGCGCCAATTGGTCGCCCTCTTGAGGAGGAATCCGGAAGAGATCTGTTCTGGTTTTTGGAAACTTGGGCATGTAGCCATTTTGCCTATGCGCGGCTCTGAAAATATGCCGGATGGTTTCCGCCCAGATGCCTTTCCCACGCATTCGATGTCCAAAACGCCCATCTCGGAGTTCCTTTCCATGCAAATCCTCCAAGCGATGGATAATTTTATCGGCACGGAGAGGTAATTCATCCGTCAGCCATTTTAGGAAAAGCGATCTTACAGTACGCGGTAAACGCACGATTTGATAACCAGCTACCAATGCCCCATGATCTCTTGCGGCCTTCAGAATGGCGGGTATTTCCTCGTGGGTGAGGCCGGGAATAACGGGAGCTACCATCACACCAACCGGAATACCAGCCAATGCCAATTTTTCGATGGCCTTTAAGCGTGCTGCGGGACGAGAGGTGCGAGGCTCCATCTTATGTACCAAATCATCGCGCAACGTAGTTATAGAAACCATGGCAACGGTCAAATGCTCCTTTGCTAACGATTGAAATAGATCGAGGTCGCGGGTAATTAAGGCATTTTTGGTGATTAGCCCGACAGGATTCCTGAACCTCAAAAAGACTTCTAAAAGCTTTCGGGTGATTTCAAACTGTCGCTCTATCGGCTGGTAACAATCTGTATTGCCAGATAGAGCAATTTGTTGTGGAATCCAACTTGGTTTCCGAAATGCCGTTTCCAAAAGTTGCGGGGCATCTGCTTTGTACAATATCTTGGTCTCAAAATCCAATCCAGCAGAAAACCCCAGAAACTCATGTGAAGGTCGTGCATAGCAATACACACAGCCATGTTCACAACCTCGGTATGGATTAATCCCAAAGGTAAATGGAATGTCGGGGCTATTATTTTTGGCAAGTATCGTTTTGGTGGTGTCTGGGAAGGTTTTTGTTTCGATCTGACGGAGATCGTCCGCTTCTAAAGCGGCCGGATCATATACAACCGCCTTGGCCTCAAATCGGTTTTGAGGGTTGTGAGTAGTTGCGCGTCCATTGCGCCTTGGCATTTCGTCGTGAATGATCATTGAGGATGTGTTTTACATGTATATTACATATTTGTAAATCAAAAATCAACCCTCGTTTGTATCTTTAAAAGATTACACCCGTACCGATACGTTACTTTTGGACTTAACGTCATTAACCGCTATTTGGAAGAACCATGTTTGATGCTCGGAAATTGTCTAAACCACCTCCTTTACCGATCAAAAAAAGGCGTTTTGTTTTCCTTAAGCGTCTTGTTTTTCTGATAGGACTTGCATTTGTGGCCATCATAGGCTCAACCATTTGGTTTACCCGAACCACCAGTAAACAACTGTACGAATCGGTGGCTTCCGTTCCACGCGCAGAGGCTGCTTTGGTATTGGGCACAAGTAACCGTACACGCAACGGCGGTGCAAATCTTTACTTCAAATACCGGATGGACGTTGCGGCGAAGTTGTATCTTAGCGGAAAGGTTCGGTTTTTAATCCTAAGTGGTGATCATCGTGAAGACGACTATAACGAGCCGAACATGATGCGTAAAGCGCTGCGCGAACGAGGTGTGCCGCATAGGGCCATGAAAGAAGATGGTGCCGGTCTTAGAACCCTAGATTCAGTGGTTCGTGCCCAAAAGGTGTTTGGCGTGCAAGAAATGGTGATCGTTTCCCAAAGACAGCATCTGTTTAGGGCGCTTTATATCGCAAAACATGAAAAAATAACGGCTTATGGACTGGTGGCGAGAACGCCGGGGGTAACAAAACCGACTTGGATCCGGCAAACTGCCCGCGAGGCATTGGCCAGAGTTCGCGTGCTTTTGGATCTGTATGTGTGGCACGAAAAGCCCGACCTGACCCATAAACCCACAAATTAACCCGCAAAAATCAATTAAACTATACAAATACAATGAGTATCCGTACCGAACGTGTAGCAAGACTGATCCAAAAAGAGGTGGCCGTTTTGTTGCAAACCCAATTTTTCGAGACTTCTCAGGCGCTTGCTACGGTTACGCAAGCCCGTGTAACCCCCGATTTGTCCATCGCCTATATTTATGTAAGCATTATGGGTGAAGCAACCGAGCGCAAGACAGCTTTTAAACGCCTCGAAAGCATTACGACCGAGATCCGTCATGCACTTGCTGGGCGGATTCGCCACCAGATTCGAGCCATTCCGGAATTACGCCTTTTGCTCGATGAAACCCAAGAACAGGCCATGAAGATGGAAAGTCTTTTTGCCGATCTGCGAAAGGAACGCCAAGAAAAAGGAGAAGTGGCAGTGGATGCCTCGCTCTACCCCCACCTAAAATCGGAATAAAACACCCTTTTTTGCATTAGCCCTGAGTTGTTATGCTCCATCCCTTGTTGATTCCCGTTGGATCGTCCTCGCATGAATTTACTGCGGGGATTTTTTTGGTGGACAAGCCTAAAGATTGGACTTCGTTTGATGTTGTCGCAAAAATGAGACGCATCCTCCGAATTAAAAAAATTGGCCATGCAGGAACACTTGACCCAATGGCCACAGGGCTATTGATCGTTTGTGTGGAGCGGGCAGCAACAAGCCAGATTGATACATTTATGGGGATGGAAAAAGAGTACACGGGAACTCTCCGTTTGGGGGAAACCACCGAAAGCTACGATGCCGAATCAGATATCATAAAACGGATTTCCGCAGATCACCTTTCTTTCGAGGAGGTGAAACGTGCAAGTTTGGAGTTTTGCGGTGAAATTCTACAAAAACCGCCAATGTATTCTGCTATAAAAATCGGTGGGGAGCGCTTGTATAAAAAAGCCCGTCGTGGGGAACAAGTAGAAGTGCCAGAACGAAGCGTAACCATTCACGAATTTGAAGTGTCGGAGAAAGACGGGAATGATGTTCATTTTCGCGTAAGGTGCAGTAAAGGCACATACATTCGTAGTTTGGCGCATGATCTGGGCCAAGTCTTGGGTGTTGGGGCACACCTGATTGCCCTCCGAAGAACCGCCATTGGGCCATTCAAGGTGATGGATGCGTGGGCGATGCCCCAACTTCTTACCTTGCAACGTCCGATTACATAAAACGGGAAAAATCCGGTTTCCGCTTTTCAAAAAAGGCCGTTACTGCCTCCTCGAAAGCTGGGCTTTTCAAGGCTTCCTCGAACGCATCTAATTCACTCTCGATGACGGCTTTTAGCATAAGTTTCCGTTTTTCTGAATGAATCAAGGCTTTTGTATCTCGGATGGCATTACCAGCAAGGCGGGTATATTGCGCACAAACTGATAAGGCGTGCTCATACACGGCATCCTGTTCGCAAAGGTGTGTGGCAAGCCCTATCTCGTATGCACGTTCGCCACTCATTGGCTCGCCAGACATCAATAAATGGCGTGCGCGGGTATGTCCTACAATTTCTGGAAGCAGCCATGACGACCCAAATTCCGGTAATAACCCTAATTGAGAAAAGGGCAAAGACAGGCGCGCATCTTTTGCCACAATAACCGCATCACAGTGCATCAAGACGGTGGTTCCAATTCCGACAGCAAGCCCACAAACGGCAGCAAGAAGTGGTTTTTGGGCATTTAAAACAGTATAGATAAACCGAACGGTAGCGGTTTCGCGTAACGGAGTCCCCGCTTGTGCAAAAAAGGCAAAGTCCATTAAATCATTGCCGGACGTAAAGTTTTCGTTCCCACGTAAGAGAATGGCGCGTACCTCTTGGCGTGTTTGTGCCGTCGCTATGGCCTCCGCCATTTGGGCGTACATGTCTTGCGTAAGGGCGTTTTTCCGATCGGGACGATGTATAGTGAGCGTCAAAACATGATTTTCAAGGGATTCTAGTACCATTTTATAGAAGGGTTTAGAGGATCATTTTGCCCAAAATAAGAAAAAAAAGTTTGCTTAACCGTGTTAAGTGCCTAAAATCTGGTGGGTGGAGAAAGCCAGAGCGATTTTTTTTCCATTTGGACTTAGAACAGTTGCTTGGAGGTGTATATACGACTTGCTTTCTGCCAATACCTCACCATGTACCTCGATATAGGCGTCTCTTGCGGTGACGGGTCTTAGGTAAGTAGTATTCAGTTGTGTTGTGACGCTGGTGGGGGCGAGTAAATAGCTGAGTGGGCCAAGTGTATTGTCTATCGCCGCCACAATAAATCCGCCTTGCATCAGGCCAATGGGGTTTTGGAATCGTGGATCATTTGGGAAACGACAGACCAAAAACCGGTTCTCGGAGAAAGAGATAAATTCACCGTTCATTTCCGTAAAACAGGGTGGCGGCAAGGTCATCGGGCGTTTACTTCTGAAGGTTTCCGCTTGAAGTTGCATGAGTTCGGATAAGGTTGGCATATCAGGGGTGTTTTGTGGCT
It contains:
- a CDS encoding YdcF family protein; the encoded protein is MFDARKLSKPPPLPIKKRRFVFLKRLVFLIGLAFVAIIGSTIWFTRTTSKQLYESVASVPRAEAALVLGTSNRTRNGGANLYFKYRMDVAAKLYLSGKVRFLILSGDHREDDYNEPNMMRKALRERGVPHRAMKEDGAGLRTLDSVVRAQKVFGVQEMVIVSQRQHLFRALYIAKHEKITAYGLVARTPGVTKPTWIRQTAREALARVRVLLDLYVWHEKPDLTHKPTN
- a CDS encoding enoyl-CoA hydratase/isomerase family protein, translating into MVLESLENHVLTLTIHRPDRKNALTQDMYAQMAEAIATAQTRQEVRAILLRGNENFTSGNDLMDFAFFAQAGTPLRETATVRFIYTVLNAQKPLLAAVCGLAVGIGTTVLMHCDAVIVAKDARLSLPFSQLGLLPEFGSSWLLPEIVGHTRARHLLMSGEPMSGERAYEIGLATHLCEQDAVYEHALSVCAQYTRLAGNAIRDTKALIHSEKRKLMLKAVIESELDAFEEALKSPAFEEAVTAFFEKRKPDFSRFM
- a CDS encoding PaaI family thioesterase; the encoded protein is MPTLSELMQLQAETFRSKRPMTLPPPCFTEMNGEFISFSENRFLVCRFPNDPRFQNPIGLMQGGFIVAAIDNTLGPLSYLLAPTSVTTQLNTTYLRPVTARDAYIEVHGEVLAESKSYIHLQATVLSPNGKKIALAFSTHQILGT
- the rbfA gene encoding 30S ribosome-binding factor RbfA, producing MSIRTERVARLIQKEVAVLLQTQFFETSQALATVTQARVTPDLSIAYIYVSIMGEATERKTAFKRLESITTEIRHALAGRIRHQIRAIPELRLLLDETQEQAMKMESLFADLRKERQEKGEVAVDASLYPHLKSE
- a CDS encoding PA0069 family radical SAM protein, with amino-acid sequence MPRRNGRATTHNPQNRFEAKAVVYDPAALEADDLRQIETKTFPDTTKTILAKNNSPDIPFTFGINPYRGCEHGCVYCYARPSHEFLGFSAGLDFETKILYKADAPQLLETAFRKPSWIPQQIALSGNTDCYQPIERQFEITRKLLEVFLRFRNPVGLITKNALITRDLDLFQSLAKEHLTVAMVSITTLRDDLVHKMEPRTSRPAARLKAIEKLALAGIPVGVMVAPVIPGLTHEEIPAILKAARDHGALVAGYQIVRLPRTVRSLFLKWLTDELPLRADKIIHRLEDLHGKELRDGRFGHRMRGKGIWAETIRHIFRAAHRQNGYMPKFPKTRTDLFRIPPQEGDQLALFGE
- the truB gene encoding tRNA pseudouridine(55) synthase TruB, which encodes MLHPLLIPVGSSSHEFTAGIFLVDKPKDWTSFDVVAKMRRILRIKKIGHAGTLDPMATGLLIVCVERAATSQIDTFMGMEKEYTGTLRLGETTESYDAESDIIKRISADHLSFEEVKRASLEFCGEILQKPPMYSAIKIGGERLYKKARRGEQVEVPERSVTIHEFEVSEKDGNDVHFRVRCSKGTYIRSLAHDLGQVLGVGAHLIALRRTAIGPFKVMDAWAMPQLLTLQRPIT